From Lolium perenne isolate Kyuss_39 chromosome 5, Kyuss_2.0, whole genome shotgun sequence, a single genomic window includes:
- the LOC139831448 gene encoding uncharacterized protein, which translates to MDSLLTIKQCPNADVGKGKHVIDNSLGFGKKVRRPDERPQVKQKWKPPDDGQLKLNTDGAFTADGRAGAGMVIRDAGGRAIFAACRSIIACADALDAELAAMEEGLMLALHWTTEPFVVEVDSSDAIKLVAQGTPNLSRYATRVSRIRESLREREISVTKVGRDANGVSHRLAALGRTQGRTEFWLQDFPPDVAATILADCTGPV; encoded by the coding sequence ATGGACTCACTTCTGACGATCAAACAATGCCCCAACGCTGATGTTGGAAAGGGGAAGCATGTGATCGACAATAGTCTAGGCTTTGGCAAGAAAGTAAGACGCCCTGACGAAAGACCGCAGGTCAAGCAGAAATGGAAGCCGCCTGATGACGGCCAACTGAAGCTGAACACCGACGGGGCTTTCACGGCTGATGGTCGAGCTGGCGCAGGGATGGTGATAAGGGATGCTGGCGGTAGGGCGATTTTCGCAGCATGCAGAAGCATTATTGCATGTGCGGACGCCCTTGATGCGGAGCTAGCTGCTATGGAGGAAGGGCTGATGTTAGCCCTGCACTGGACGACGGAGCCATTCGTGGTGGAAGTCGACAGTTCGGATGCCATTAAGCTTGTCGCCCAGGGTACTCCGAACCTGTCGCGCTACGCCACGAGGGTGTCCCGGATCCGTGAGTCTCTTAGGGAAAGGGAGATATCTGTCACTAAAGTCGGGAGGGATGCAAACGGAGTCAGCCATCGCCTTGCTGCTTTAGGGAGGACACAGGGAAGAACAGAGTTTTGGTTACAAGACTTTCCGCCAGATGTTGCTGCGACAATCCTAGCTGATTGTACTGGCCCTGTGTAA